Below is a window of Electrophorus electricus isolate fEleEle1 chromosome 1, fEleEle1.pri, whole genome shotgun sequence DNA.
TGTCTGCAAGGAAACATGGGCAACAGAGAGATGCCATTGTTTTATCATGTAACGTTACCTGTGATTCGATAAACGATAGCACCCCATGTTTTTTGTAAGAGGAATCCACAAATATATCACCGCCTGTTCTTAGGTCACCTCAGCTTCCCGAGTCCTGGCAACAGCCCCAGTTGCACGGACTCAAAGAGAAGAGGGGAAAGCAGAGActcctttcatttaaaaactgcattccTGGGAACTACAGAATTAGAgttacagagaaagagagagatgagaatgAGAAGTTTTGCACACAACACTGCCCATGTTAAGGTGATACACATCGTCTaagggagggtggggggaggcACTAATGTTATGCCAAGCTGTCTCATTTAAGGTGTCCCCTGCATAGAAATACATATGACGCCACTGAGATCAGCAAGGCAGGGGTGGGGAGCTCTTTCTAAAGTTCTGCCAGCAAAGCAAAGCTGTAATATGCATGTGAAACCCAAGAGCCTCGGGCTGACATATCACAGCAGGATCTGCCCATGACCTCTAGTGTGGACATTAAGAGAGGTTTATAGAAACAAATCACAGATCATGTGAAAATAAGCAATTTACACCCAGTCTTAGCAGAATACATCTAAAATGGTGTTACTTTACAGGACTGCACTACACAAGTCAATACACCAAATATCACCTATGAAAACAAGAACATAATTGATTTAACAGCCTTATACTGCATAGATTTTATTAAAAAGCCACCAAACTCTCAAAACTGAATTCAAATGAATGTGTAGGATACAGTTACTAATGCTGCAAAAGTAAACAAGGACATTAtgatattcatttattcacacaaGTTTACATTCTGAACTAGGCAAACAGCAGGTTATGTACATTCAGTAGTTGTGGCGAATATTGCGGAAGACTTTTAAGATTATTTAAGACGCAATCTGAATTGAGCTTAAGTTGTTCTGCGAAAACTCATAAGCTTCCTGGAATTCGGTCATGAAATAAAATACGCTGTGGTTGTAAGCATTCATGCGTACACACAGTCCCTCACTCTTACTCCCGCACACATACTGTAAACAAAATCTCACAAAATGttgaaattttatatatatatatatatatatatatataaaaagcctGAATGCACACATTGAAATACCATCCTTTAAAAAGAACTAATTTGACTGATCTCCAATGCCACACCCTTATTCTTCAGTAATAGCAATGGCAGTATTTTTgctatgcatttattttctgattGAATGCAAAAATCAACTCAAGGTTTACCAAACTATGCAATCTCATTAAATATTCCAATGTTAAATTCACATTCATCTGCttttgcgcacacacacacacacacacacacacactctagagGGGAGGACATActtctgtttaaaaacattaaaaatggacTTTTACAGATACAAGGAAGACGAAACTAAAACTTAGTTTAGATTAGTTGTAGTTTAGTTTGTAATCGGACAAAACTATCCCACTTTGTtgaaattataatttaataagaaatgaaaaaaaatgtgcactTTTTTTGAGCAGTTTCTAATTTTCACCTTAAATTCCATCCATTCAAAGGCACAACTTACAGCTGCAGGCCTTACACTGTGGGAATAACAATTTTTTCCATGTactgtgttaaaaacaaaaatcttagAGAGTGAAaattatatttcacatttcactgatGCCAATTGGCTTTTGACTATGGGTGTAGATCCAACCCCTTCACCCTGGCTCCctgtgcaaaaaacaaacactgcccCCACCAAACAACCCCAAATTtaacaaaagcaaagcaaaaccaaaccaaCGCACCACAAGACCATTCAACCAAGTCCTAAACAGTTTGATAATACAAGAGTTTATATCTTAAATAATTCTAGAAAAATATTCGCTGTACATATGATACAATTATATACATAGTGTAGTCCTTGTGGatgatgtgtatttttgtacatgCTTATAATTAAGAAATCCAAGACTTCATGTATGACTAATGGCTAgctctttttttacatttatatttccaACATTTCCCAAACAACACTAGCACCAATACTCGCCATCTGAAAAAGTGAAATGGCAAATTATAGGAACTCTTGATTTAACAGAAAATTGAACTGGATTAAAGCAAAAGAACATTACAGAATTATAACCAATCTGTGATCAGTCCTGGGTAGATGTAGCACAGGACATCGGTTCAAAGTCCGATCACAGATTTTCAAATGGACAATTTTAGTCAACATTACAGTGCAACATCTCAGTTTGTTAGATAAAATATCCAGTACTTAATGCAACTATAGTGGTGCATATTCAAACTTTGCCAAACCTTGGAATGACAAGTAACTGCTCAGACAATGAGAGGGCATACTCTGCACAAGAAAGGggaatatattttctttatctaAGGTTGATTGTAACCTCCAAGTTAGAAATTCTTctaaaggattaaaaaaaaaaaaaaaaatcatttgaatGAAAGATTTGACTCATTTGTTTTCACCAAGGGACAATGATTAAAAGATTTAAGCTCAGTGTCCATAACATTAACTTAAATTATTATTCACTTGGCTATATTTTGAATTTATCCAAATTCAAAATCCATTAATTGCAGAAATACATGCTTACAGCGTTGTATAAAACATCTGTTGCCAGAGGTtgaaaataaagaggaaaacaaGGGTTTGCATAGTCTTCTATAGGGAAACGGTTCCTGTGCTTCTAGCCAGAGGTTTTAAGGCCTTTGTCAGACATTGTCAAACTTGTGTTTTAAATAGTCTTTCATGACCTTGGCAATAGGCAGGTCCTCCAAAAACTTTAAACTCTGAAGACCGATGCACTGACGAATCTTTATCCGGCACAAGTCCTGCAAAGTCCTGGGCTGGCCTgaaaagaagggggaaaaaaattgacAAGGTAAATATGAAACCTGCCTAAAGCATTAATATTTTTGGTAATTAATTTACAACCATTCCTTACATTCCTTTCCAATATAGATATGACCAATACTGGGCTTTCctggagaagagaaaaacaaaaaacaaaccaaccaaccaaccaaccaacctcAGCCTCTAAAATAACCTTCAAAAttaacccccaaaacaaaccaaaaaaggagaaaaaacccTAGATATACATACATGGGATGGCACTTCAGATGTCAAGGTGACGATTGCTTTTTTAGCCTCGGGTTACTGCTTAAAAAGTCGTCAAGGTCATCAGCTTTGCCACCACCCACCAGCCCACAAGTACCATCTTGAAGATGGTAACGAACCACCATGAAGTCATTATCTGTTCTAATGACCAGACTcgttctgcccacagacaatgtggcacagacacaaatgaaGGCAGCTGGGAAAACCACTATAAAGACCCTGCTGGGGCCCATCTGCAGACCTTGTCTTCTGTCTTTCCCAGTGCCttacattattataaaaaaaaaaaaaaaaaaaagaaaaaaacccacccaaAACTCTTTTACATGTCAGTTATGGTTTTGGAGACCTTACATGACTGGGGGACACTTAAGAAAGGCGCTGAAGTGCTTTTTATAATCGATAACTGGGCTGAAATGCGATCAGGCTCATGGTTTGGGCTGAATAGGGGGAGCCGACTCCGCAGTGCATGAGGGTCAGGGGCAGGCAGCTTTGATATGGTGATATCAAAGTTGAAGCAGAGCGCAGGAATGTGGCCATTGTTGTCTACTAGATCATTAGTGCTTCAGGTAACACGGCTCCCTTTTCTCAGACACTGGattgttgggggtggggggctcaTTATAGCTGTGCGCTCAGGAGGTGACGGCGCAAGCCAAGACCAGGGTGCCTTTAGATCGGGCCTCTGCTCAACTTACATGCTCAGAGAGCTACTTTAGCAGCAGTACTTTTACTTCCAAGGTTTGGGGGtcgtttgtttatatgttttttatatatatatatatatatatatatatatatatatatatatatatataaaatcacacacacacgcacaaagtaATAGAGATAAAGCTAGACTTTAGCTAGACAAACTTTAGATGATAAAGCTGGAGTTGCTCTGTGGAGgggaaaataaactgaaactaAGAACTGCAGATTCATGGCCACGCTGGTTGTTTCATGCAAAGTTTCAGCATAAACATCAACTTGAGCATCTTGCATCTAACATCTTTACCAATTAGTAGTGGCTATTTAATGAAATATGGGCTATTCAATGCCTATACTATGTAATTggtaattaattataatttgaaCTAACATGGTGTCTGAAAACAACTCGGCAAGTTTCTAAGGATGCAACCCAGgtaaaaaaccaacaaacaaaaatgatcaaCAGGAACCTACGTGTGACCTCCTGTAGGAAGTCCAGGCAAGGTCGGCTGATGGCGGACATGCTGACGGAGACGGCGACGGGCGTCTGGCCCTCGtagttgcgtgtgttggtgtcgGCGCCATAGGTATAGAGCATCTGCGCACACAGCACGTCGTCGCGCAGAGCTGAGAGGTGCAGTGGTGTCTGGCCGTCCTCCAGCCGGCCCAGGTTGGTGTCGGCGCCGCGCTGCAGGAACATGCGGCAGTACGAGTGGTTGCCCTTGATGACAGCGTAGCGCAGCAGGAAGCCGTTCTGGATGTCAATGTTGGCGCTGTGGTCGAGCAGAATGCGCACGCAGCTGGAGCGCTCGCGGATGATGGCCAGCTGCAGGGGGGTGGTGCCCTTGTCACTGAGTGGGTCCACATCGGCCTTGAACTCCAGCAGCAGACGCACAAACGAGTCGCGGCCGTAGTGCGCCGCCACGTGCAGCGGCGTCCAGCCGTCGTTGCTCTTGGCGTTGATGATGTCGCCGCGGTGCTCTGACTCCAGCATGAGGCGGGCGATGCGGGCACGGCCGTGCATGGCAGCGTAGTGCAGTGCTGTGAAGCCGCCGATGAAGTCCTTCACCGTGGGATCCGctgggttacacacacacacacacacacacacacacacacacacacacacacacacacacacacacagttacatttCAGTACTGCATGGAGACACAATGAACCTACAACCCAACACAGTACTGCTATTGAAACAAAAACTCTAGAACTTCCATCCACGCTTTCATAATACTGTATAGTACCATCATGATATACTGTACTACTTCACCGTGATTCCTTTAGGTGTGAAGGCACAAATGCTTTGGACATCGGGTGCAAATCTAGAACCACTGAGAATTTCAAATGAGAACAATGGAATATTCTTTTAACTAATCCTGTCATTTGATTATTGgcagtaaacattttttttttttactcagatGGCTCATAGGGTACAGCTGTAATGCCGAAAAAGCAAAGCTGTTCAAAGAAGTGGCATATTACGCCGTGTCATTTCACTTTTGCATGTTCAAGAACTTAGCGAGTAAGCTACTTTCATAGCGCCATCTAGCCTCTTGCATAAATCCTTGCATTCTAAATTATATTCATAATTTAAGGATAGGGTGCATAATGTAAGGCACAAACATTTTGATGTTCAATGAAAAATCTTtcagtgaattaaaaaaaaactggaaagATTTCACATTTACAAGGATACAAGGATAAATGTACAGTTACAAGAAGTTCCTATAATCAATATGTTCACAAAACTAGACCACTAGACTCAACATATTACAAACCTGTT
It encodes the following:
- the asb7 gene encoding ankyrin repeat and SOCS box protein 7, with product MLNHHCRRNPELQEELQIQAAVAAGDVYTVRKMLEQGYSPKIRDANGWTLLHFSAAKGKERCVRVFLEHGADPTVKDFIGGFTALHYAAMHGRARIARLMLESEHRGDIINAKSNDGWTPLHVAAHYGRDSFVRLLLEFKADVDPLSDKGTTPLQLAIIRERSSCVRILLDHSANIDIQNGFLLRYAVIKGNHSYCRMFLQRGADTNLGRLEDGQTPLHLSALRDDVLCAQMLYTYGADTNTRNYEGQTPVAVSVSMSAISRPCLDFLQEVTRQPRTLQDLCRIKIRQCIGLQSLKFLEDLPIAKVMKDYLKHKFDNV